Proteins encoded in a region of the Pelodiscus sinensis isolate JC-2024 unplaced genomic scaffold, ASM4963464v1 ctg188, whole genome shotgun sequence genome:
- the LOC142823520 gene encoding LOW QUALITY PROTEIN: transmembrane protein 198-like (The sequence of the model RefSeq protein was modified relative to this genomic sequence to represent the inferred CDS: inserted 1 base in 1 codon) — protein MAATMQTLRFKLLPHDPGQEWGXSCEQEPERRYQVVPSVVCAMCCLFGIIYCFFGYRCFKAVMFLTGLMFGSIIIFMLCYKERVLDTQLSVEASVGIGLGIGVLCGLVTMLVRSVGLFMVGLLLGLLLALAALVAMEQFYHPPTVWVPIGLLLGVGMLGAVLTLQWQKLFTTLSTAVFGSAIMTVTADYFIELLLLVQYVYERVKVAPARPLCWYSWVILGVWPVLALLGALVQWKVTAEGYSHTEVVISRRQRRVQLMRIRQREQRKEKRRKRRPPHRPAPPHKAPAPEPSYRRKPTPVRRFDGDVLSPSYIQSFRERQTGPSLSSLITSTRARVELDYDCGSTVPLTMGSGPALRV, from the exons ATGGCGGCCACCATGCAGACGCTGCGCTTCAAGCTGCTGCCGCACGACccggggcaggagtggg ccaGCTGCGAGCAGGAGCCTGAGCGCCGGTACCAGGTGGTGCCCTCGGTCGTGTGCGCCATGTGCTGCCTCTTCGGGATCATCTACTGCTTCTTCG GCTACCGCTGCTTCAAGGCCGTCATGTTCCTGACCGGGCTGATGTTCGGCTCCATCATCATCTTCATGCTGTGCTACAAGGAGCGGGTGCTGGACACGCAGCTGAGCGTGGAGGCCTCGGTGGGCATCGGGCTGGGCATCGGCGTGCTGTGCGGGCTGGTCACCATGCTGGTGCGCAGCGTCGGGCTCTTCAtggtggggctgctgctggggctgctgctggcgctggcgGCGCTGGTGGCCATGGAGCAGTTCTACCACCCGCCCACGGTGTGGGTGCCCATCGGGCTGCTGCTGGGCGTGGGCATGCTGGGCGCCGTGCTCACCCTGCAGTGGCAGAAGCTCTTCACCACGCTCTCCACGGCCGTCTTCGGCAGCGCCATCATGACCGTCACCGCCGACTACTTCAtcgagctgctgctgctggtgcagtacGTCTACGAGCGCGTCAAGGTggcgcccgcccggcccctcTGCTGGTACAGCTGGGTCATCCTGGGCGTGTGGCCCGTGCTCGCCCTGCTGGGCGCGCTGGTGCAGTGGAAGGTCACGGCCGAGGGCTACTCGCACACCGAAG TGGTGATCAGCCGGCGGCAGCGGCGGGTGCAGCTGATGCGGATCAGGCAGCGGGAGCAGCGcaaggagaagaggaggaagcgGCGGCCgcctcaccgccctgcccccccgcacaaGGCCCCCGCCCCCGAGCCCAGCTACCGGCGCAAGCCCACCCCCGTGCGGCGCTTCGACGGCGACGTGCTCTCCCCC AGCTACATCCAGAGCTTCCGGGAGCGGCAGACGGGCCCGTCGCTGAGCAGCCTCATCACGAGCACCCGCGCCCGGGTGGAGCTGGACTATGACTGCGGCTCCACCGTGCCCCTGACCATGGGCTCCGGGCCAGCGCTCCGGGTgtag